TTCCAGAACTTACGTTCAACTATCGCCAGTACAATTACGAAAAAGACATGGGCGAAGTTTATACAAACAAGGCAAAGATTAGCGTCATGCTGTTCGAACTTCCGATCATGTTCCGTTACACCTTTGACCAATACGATTTCTTCGCCGCGGCCGGCCTCCATCTTGGGCTTGTCATGACCGGCGAAACGGAATTCTGCCCCGAAGCAAAGAATGGCGTAGTCGCCAAAGACGAAAACAAGCGCACAAACACTTTCCGCACAACAAACATGGAGGTTGGCATGGCACTTGAAGGCGGCTACATGCTCACAAGAAACGTCCATCTGAACCTCCGCATCGTGCAAAGCTTTACAAACCTTCTGAACAAGGCTTTAAGCTCTTCGGAACCGTCATTTGACAAATCGACGCTCCTCACGTTCTACACGAACGTCGGCATTTCGTTCTTGTTCTAATCGAATAGTTATTAGTCAGTGGACATTAGTCAATAGTTAGAGCTATGAAAAGCAAAAAAGGAAGCGTCAAACGCTTCCTTTTTTATAACTGAACAACGCTCGCCCAGGACACCACACGGGCACTTACTTTCGGCGGACTCTCGGGATTTCCTTCCGGATGAGGAGTTTCTCGATCGGAGCGAATTCTTCGTGCGGCTTGATGGCCTCCTTGTAGAGCACGTCGGCAAGCGTCGGGTTGTGCGCAAGGAAAGCAATCAGAATCGCATTGCGCAAGAAAAACTCATCCATCGCAGCGACTTCGTACTTCTCGTAGAAATTCGCGACATATTCCGCAGCAAGCCTGTAATCCTTGGCACGGGCCGCTTCCATAATGTTGAACTCATCCACGAACGATTCCGGCAGCACGTTTGCATTCACAAGCTTGCGAACCTTAACGTAAACCTTATTCGTGTCACGAGCTTCCATCGGCACGCCACGCATCCATTCCACATATTCTTCGCGGAACTTTTTCCAATCCGGGGAAGTTTCATCCACCTTGAATTTTGGACGCACGAGGCTATCCACCGCCGTCGCTGAATCGACAGAATTTTCCGAAACTGCCGCAGTTTTTGCAGAAGAAACTGCCGCGGAATCCGAGCCCTTTTCAGAATCATCCGCATTGGATTCGAGCATTGCCGAAATACCTTCGAAAACCTTCTTGCGCTTTTTCACTTCCTTGATATACGCGAGGAGCGCACGTTCGCGATACTGGTCCGTACCCGCCTTGAGCATGGCCTGCACCTTTATCGGGCGGCGCAACGCATAATCTGCCGAGTCCAAATATTCCGGCCAGCAAATTTCGCAGCTGTCAAACACCTGCACAATGCGCGCATTCGAATGCACGAAGCGAGCCTCTTCCGCCTTGTTGTCGACAATCGGGATAAACGTGCTATTCGGTTCCACGCCATCCAAAAGCGACTTCACCATCTTGGAAGTAAACAAGAAATTCTGTTCGCCAAAGAAATCCGGTTCACGGTGGATGCGCTTGAATTCCTTCACGAGCGTTGAATCCGTGCTGAAGCGGCCAATCGCAGTCTGCATCACCGGCTCGTCACTTGCGACAATGATAATATCCGGTTCCTCAGGAGCCTTGTACAAACTCACGTACGGGAACGCCACATCAAGCGCCTTCAAGATGTTGAGGAACAGCAAGTCATTGAATTCATAAGTCTGGATCCACTGCACCCAAAGTCCACCCGGCTTCATGTAGCGACGCATTTTCGTATAAAATTCATGACTGAACAAACTCGCGACACCGCTAACCCACGGATTAGAGGGAACGCTAATCATCAAGTCGTACTTGCGGCGGTTCGTGAGGAAGAACGTCTGCGCGTCATCAATGAAAATGTGAATGCGCGGGTCGTCGTAGCCGCGGGCGTTCCACGGATAAAATCCGCGAGCGAGATTCATCATTTCTTCTTCGATTTCCACACAGTCAAAATCGCGGACCAGCGGATCCGAGAGCAAGTAATGCGCACCCATGCCACTGCCAAATCCAACCATGGCAGCATCGTACGGTTTGTCCTTCATGGCCATCGGCATAAATGCAGTCGCGGCCTGTGTAAGTTCATCGCCTTCAATCGGGCGTTCGCGATTCTTGCTCATGCTCGCATCAGCCTTGCCGTTCGTCTTTACGTAATAATGCACGTCGGATTCGTGGAAGCTGATCGTCGCCGTCTTGCCATCACGCACCACAATCTTTTCATCCGGATGCAAATTCTTGTAAGCGCGGAAGGCGCCAGACGTAATCATGTGCGGATCAAAATTCACAAAGAACGAAGGCAAAATCATCACCGCCGTCATCACGTAAAAAAGCACGCTATAGCGGAACTTTTTACGATAAATGACAAGCAAGATAAAGCCAATCATAAAGTCGAGCACGGCAGCGAGCACCAGCGAGCCCTTGAGCTGCATCAGCGGCAACAGCAAAAGCCCACCGCCCGCCGAACCGAGAATTGAGCCCACCGTATTCCAACCGTAAACCTTGCCAATCGGGGCTTCGCTCTTGAACGCACGCGTCAAAATCAACGTAATCAGCGGAAGCGTCATGCCCGCAAAGAAGCTCGTCGGCACCATCCACAAAATCGAAAGTGCGTACTTGAAAATGCTCCAGCAAACATAGCCGTCATTCGTCGTATTGAAAATCTGGTTCGCCACATTCATGCCTTCCCAGAACGGCTTGTAAAAATAGAGCGTACAAAGAGCAAAGAATCCCATGAAAATCTGCGCAAGCGAAAGTACCACAAGCGAGTCCTTCTTCAACAGTTTTCCGCTCACGGCACTGCCAATCGCAAGGCCCAAAATGAACGCCGAAAGCATCTGGTCAAAGCTGTGGCTCGAAGAACCCATCAACAGCGAGAGCAAACGGATCCAGACAATTTCATAGACAAACGAAGTAAGACCCGTAATACCCGCAATCCAGAACCACATGTTCTTCGGCGGCATGGCGAGCTTATGTTCCGCCACATAATCTTCGTTAAGCGGTCCCGCGCGCATTTCGCGAACTCCC
This region of Fibrobacter sp. UBA4297 genomic DNA includes:
- a CDS encoding outer membrane beta-barrel protein, whose protein sequence is MIFALTTSAFAQSSDDDEWVSVDSPRPEASSDKSGSYDGSNDSEFANDEEYASAYARYKTQTTSRSEISKQRSEGFSQSVFLGAHLQGGFNTFFGSHSDGWGAGWNAGAGLLIKISMFTKNFSLVPELTFNYRQYNYEKDMGEVYTNKAKISVMLFELPIMFRYTFDQYDFFAAAGLHLGLVMTGETEFCPEAKNGVVAKDENKRTNTFRTTNMEVGMALEGGYMLTRNVHLNLRIVQSFTNLLNKALSSSEPSFDKSTLLTFYTNVGISFLF
- a CDS encoding spermine synthase is translated as MNIVIYALFALSGFAGLIYEGSWARYLKLFLGHSSYGQVLTLCIYMGGLAIGSFVAGKLVERVKRPLLGYAAVELAIGIGGIIYHPMYIWLTDYFYDSNFVAGLSSRGAEILKVVLATGSTLPIAIAVGMTFPFIAAGLMRKSGAEVSLPMLYFTNSLGSAIGILFTSYILIPELGNHITLCVAASINFLLAAVFCFIGYTTPSTYEEELEEEGSGSLATAGGDAAGVREMRAGPLNEDYVAEHKLAMPPKNMWFWIAGITGLTSFVYEIVWIRLLSLLMGSSSHSFDQMLSAFILGLAIGSAVSGKLLKKDSLVVLSLAQIFMGFFALCTLYFYKPFWEGMNVANQIFNTTNDGYVCWSIFKYALSILWMVPTSFFAGMTLPLITLILTRAFKSEAPIGKVYGWNTVGSILGSAGGGLLLLPLMQLKGSLVLAAVLDFMIGFILLVIYRKKFRYSVLFYVMTAVMILPSFFVNFDPHMITSGAFRAYKNLHPDEKIVVRDGKTATISFHESDVHYYVKTNGKADASMSKNRERPIEGDELTQAATAFMPMAMKDKPYDAAMVGFGSGMGAHYLLSDPLVRDFDCVEIEEEMMNLARGFYPWNARGYDDPRIHIFIDDAQTFFLTNRRKYDLMISVPSNPWVSGVASLFSHEFYTKMRRYMKPGGLWVQWIQTYEFNDLLFLNILKALDVAFPYVSLYKAPEEPDIIIVASDEPVMQTAIGRFSTDSTLVKEFKRIHREPDFFGEQNFLFTSKMVKSLLDGVEPNSTFIPIVDNKAEEARFVHSNARIVQVFDSCEICWPEYLDSADYALRRPIKVQAMLKAGTDQYRERALLAYIKEVKKRKKVFEGISAMLESNADDSEKGSDSAAVSSAKTAAVSENSVDSATAVDSLVRPKFKVDETSPDWKKFREEYVEWMRGVPMEARDTNKVYVKVRKLVNANVLPESFVDEFNIMEAARAKDYRLAAEYVANFYEKYEVAAMDEFFLRNAILIAFLAHNPTLADVLYKEAIKPHEEFAPIEKLLIRKEIPRVRRK